The genomic stretch AAAAAATACGCAAGTATTTAGGTTTATAAGGCGTAAAGATCCTTTTTTTAGTCCGTTTTTTTCGTATAGGGTCAATCGCTAGCTAAAGAATAATTTAAATTGCCAATAATTTCCGTATATAGAAGTTAAAAATAGAAAATTATAGAAAAGACAATGCAGCAAAAAAGGGGGGAGTTATTTGATTCGAAATAAACATAAATTGCTAAGAACGTTTAAGTCAAAAAAGAATGACGAAATAAATGTTCGACAAGATCCCCTATATGACAATTATGGTCAAAATATCGAAGCACTCGAATTAATTTATGATAATTGCTCAGACGTAATTTTTCGTTCCTTTTTACTATTCGGAAATACTAGGGCAACGATTATTTATATTGAAGGCCTTACAGATAAAGAAGGAATTGAAAATTTTGTTTTAGTGCCACTAATGGAAAAAGTAATAACCATAAAACAATCAATAAATGATGTAATTGAGGATAAAATTCCAGTTTCTAAAGTGAATAAGGTCATTTCATTTCAGCAATGTATTGATTCAATTTCATCTGGTAATCCAATTCTTTTATCAGAAGGTGTAAAAGCTGGGTTTTCTTTAGGGCTTGCAAAGTGGGAAAAACGGTCAATAGAGGAACCAACGGCTGAGGTTGGCATTAAAGGACCGCGTGAGGGATTTAATGAGTCAATAGAAATTAGTAAATCTCAAATACGTAGAATTATTAAAAGTCCTTCACTTAAAATGCTATCGCTGAAAATTGGGCGCTATACGAATACGACAATTGTTATTACCTACATTGAAGGAATTGCAGATCAAACGCTAATCGATGAAATCGTTAGCCGATTAACAGGTATTGAAGTAGATGGAATTTTGGAAAGTGAATACATTGAGGAATTGATTGAAGATAATCCTTTTTCGCCTTTTCCACAGATTTTGTCTACAGAACGTCCAGATGTAGTTTGCTCTAATTTACTTGAGGGAAGGGTAGGCATTTTAGTTGAAGGAACGCCGTTTTGCTTAATTGCTCCAATTTCATTTTTTTCATTGATTCAATCACATGAGGATTACTATCAACGATTTATCGTTAGTTCAGCGATTCGATGGTTACGCTATTTATTCCTTGGAATTTCACTTTTGCTTCCATCATTTTATGTTGCGATTATGACGTTTCATCAAGAAATGGTACCAACTAATTTGTTGCTAAGTATGGCAGCTTCTCGAGAACCAATTCCTTTTCCATCAATTGTAGAAGTATTGATTATGGAAGTTTCATTTGAAGCATTGCGGGAAGCAGGAGTTCGATTACCTAAGCAAATTGGAGCGGCCGTAAGTATTGTAGGTGCTTTAGTAATTGGTCAAGCAGCTGTTCAGGCAGGTTTGGTTTCTTCACCAATGGTAATTGTAGTGGCGATTACTGGAATTGCTTCATTCATGTTGCCTCGTTATATTGCAGGGATTGCGATTCGTTTGCTCAGATTCCCGATGATATTACTTGCTGGTTCATTGGGGTTAGTTGGAATTATGTTAGGTATAATCCTAATCGTCATCCATTTATGTAGCTTACGTTCATTTGGTGTTCCATATTTATCTCCACTGGCTCCGCTTAAAACTGAAGAACTAAAGGATGTCTTATGGAGAGCTCCCTTTTGGATGATGGATACACGTCCTCATCTCACAGGAAAGACTAATTTAAATCGTCAATCCGACGGACAATCACCAAAAAATGATAAATGAAATAGCCTTTAGTAAAAAAATTAAAGGAAAGACGAAAGGAGAATCAATTAATGAAACGTGTTCTCTATTTGTTATCCTTATGTGGATCGATTTTATTGTTAAGTGGTTGCTGGGATCGATTGGAGATAAATGATTTAGCCATTGTCACTGCAGTTGCCATAGATCGAGTAGATGATAAAACAATTGAGCTTTCAACTCAAATAATTATTCCGAAAGACTTAAGTTCTGGTAATGGACAAGCCGGAGTAGGTCAACAAAGTTCATTAACTGTTGTTAGATCTCAAAAAGGAAAAAATATTGCCGATGCAATCTCAAAACTGCAAACGAAATTACCGCGTAAAATATTTTGGGGACAGTGTGAGGTATACATTTTTAGTGAAGAATTAGCTAAAAAAGGTGTAAAAGAGCAAATGGATTTTTTACTTCGTCATCCTCAACCAAGGGAAAGAGCCTATTTATTCGTAAGTAAAATTGATCCAAAGCAAATACTCCAGATGTCTACACCAATAGAACGGTATTCAGCTGAAACAATTATGGGATTATCCGATTTTCGATTTTCAATGCAAGTCGATTTGCAGTCCTTTGAAGCAATGTTAACAAGGCAAGCTAATGCAGCTGCTATTCCATTACTAGATATATTGTCAGAACCAAAGAATGAGGACTCAGATCAATCCAATCGACTACCAGCCATTATCGGTACAGCTGTTTTTAAAAAGGATAAAATGATTGGACAGTTTTCGGAACGTGAAACTAGAGGAGTTCTATTATTAAGAAATGAACAGAAAGAATTTACTGTAACACTAAAATCCGCTGACATGAAAGGCAATGTGTCATTATATCCAGTTTTGCAGCATACAAAGCTTGTACCAGTAATACAGGGAGATAAATGGAAAATGCTTGTGAAAGTAAAGGCAGAAGGTGCAATTGTCCAAAACGGGACGAATTTAGACTATTCAAATCAACTACTTAAAAAGAAACTAGAAAAAGTTTTTCAAGAAAAGATTAAAGATGGAATAGAACAAACTCTTAAGCAAGTTCAACTAAACCTAAAAACTGATATTATAGGTTTTGCTGATGAGTTTCACAGAGTCTATCCGAAACAATGGAAAAAAGTCGAAAATCACTGGGATGAGAAATTTCCTACTGTAGAAGTAAAAATTGACGTCGATGCAAACATTCGAAGACAAGGCTATATTAACAAACCAGGAGCAATACCTGAGAAAGAGGTTCGGAATAAATGAAGTGGGGTTCTTTTATTTGTACAACAGTAATTGTAGCTCTAATTTTCATTTTTGAATGGAAAAAAATGAAGTCAGCTCCTAAAGAAGATCAGATTGGCTTTGTTTTGTTACTTTTATTAGCATGGATTTTTTCTTTGTTTAATCTACAGCAAATGGCTGGACCAATTACATGGGTTGAAGCTCTTTTTAAACCATTTGAAAAATATATGTAATGACAGATCAATTTTACAATTCTTAAAGGAACAAGATTATTTGAGAGCGGTTGTTTAGTAGAGCTATGAAAAAAATAATCTAAACTTCGGTCATAGCATTATTCCAAAAAGGAGGTAGACAATGGAGAAAGGAAAAATTTCATCGCTTCAAATGGCATTCATGCTGTATCCAACCATAATTGCTACAGCTATCCTCATGCTACCTAGTTTCACTGCTCAATACGCTAAACAAGATCTATGGCTGTCTCCGATTTGGGCGTGTTTAATCGGATTTTTAACTGTTTTCATAGCAATTCAATTAAATAAACTATACCCGAATCAAACAGTGATTCAATTTAGCCAGGAAATAGTAGGTCGCTTCTTTGGGAAAATAGTTGGATTACTATTTTTGATATTTTACATTCCTACTACAGGTTTAATTACTAGAAGTTATGGAGAATTTGTGGTCGACTCCTTTCTACCTCATACGCCAGTGGTTGTTATTACGGGATCTATGGTATTAGTCTGTTCTTTTGCGATTCGAGGAGGTATTGAATTACTAGGAAGAGTTGCAGATTTATTTGTGCCGATCTTTCTAATTACCCTTATTTTACTTTTACTCTTATTGCTTCCAGATTTTAACTTCAACAATTTATTGCCTATCATGGAAAATGGATTCATGCCTTCATTTAAAGGGTCAATCATACTACAAGGCTGGTTTACAGAATTTTTTTTAATCATCTTTCTCCTTCCATTTTTAAAGGATTCTAAAAAAGGGCCAAAATCAATTTCTTGGACTGTATTTGCAGTAATGATTACTTTAGTTATCGTAAATATGTCAACCTATGCTGTACTTGGAACAACAACTGCTTACAAAGTCTATCCTTTAATGAATGTAGCCCGATATATAAGTATTGCCAATTTTTTTGAACATTTAGAGGCAATTTTTATGGCAGTATGGATTTTAGGAACATTTGTTAAAATATCTATATTTTATTACGCCTCGGTACTAGTCGTTGCTCAGTTATTGAATCTATCTGATTACCGTCCAATCGTATTACCAGTTGGGATTCTAATCGTTGAATTTTGCTTTTGGTCATTGCCTAGTACAGTTGAAATTAGCCGTTATGAAACCGCAGCATTCCCATTTTATGCTCTTTTTGTTCAAACCATAATTCCTTTATTCTTGCTATTACTTTCGCTATTTAAAAGAAGTTTTCAAAAGCTAACCGAAAATTGAGCGTTGATCAAAACCAATTAGAACAAAAATAAAATTTTTATCACAAAGTTAATTTAAAGTGGTAAAAAAT from Arthrobacter citreus encodes the following:
- a CDS encoding Ger(x)C family spore germination protein, with protein sequence MKRVLYLLSLCGSILLLSGCWDRLEINDLAIVTAVAIDRVDDKTIELSTQIIIPKDLSSGNGQAGVGQQSSLTVVRSQKGKNIADAISKLQTKLPRKIFWGQCEVYIFSEELAKKGVKEQMDFLLRHPQPRERAYLFVSKIDPKQILQMSTPIERYSAETIMGLSDFRFSMQVDLQSFEAMLTRQANAAAIPLLDILSEPKNEDSDQSNRLPAIIGTAVFKKDKMIGQFSERETRGVLLLRNEQKEFTVTLKSADMKGNVSLYPVLQHTKLVPVIQGDKWKMLVKVKAEGAIVQNGTNLDYSNQLLKKKLEKVFQEKIKDGIEQTLKQVQLNLKTDIIGFADEFHRVYPKQWKKVENHWDEKFPTVEVKIDVDANIRRQGYINKPGAIPEKEVRNK
- a CDS encoding endospore germination permease, with translation MEKGKISSLQMAFMLYPTIIATAILMLPSFTAQYAKQDLWLSPIWACLIGFLTVFIAIQLNKLYPNQTVIQFSQEIVGRFFGKIVGLLFLIFYIPTTGLITRSYGEFVVDSFLPHTPVVVITGSMVLVCSFAIRGGIELLGRVADLFVPIFLITLILLLLLLLPDFNFNNLLPIMENGFMPSFKGSIILQGWFTEFFLIIFLLPFLKDSKKGPKSISWTVFAVMITLVIVNMSTYAVLGTTTAYKVYPLMNVARYISIANFFEHLEAIFMAVWILGTFVKISIFYYASVLVVAQLLNLSDYRPIVLPVGILIVEFCFWSLPSTVEISRYETAAFPFYALFVQTIIPLFLLLLSLFKRSFQKLTEN
- a CDS encoding spore germination protein — protein: MIRNKHKLLRTFKSKKNDEINVRQDPLYDNYGQNIEALELIYDNCSDVIFRSFLLFGNTRATIIYIEGLTDKEGIENFVLVPLMEKVITIKQSINDVIEDKIPVSKVNKVISFQQCIDSISSGNPILLSEGVKAGFSLGLAKWEKRSIEEPTAEVGIKGPREGFNESIEISKSQIRRIIKSPSLKMLSLKIGRYTNTTIVITYIEGIADQTLIDEIVSRLTGIEVDGILESEYIEELIEDNPFSPFPQILSTERPDVVCSNLLEGRVGILVEGTPFCLIAPISFFSLIQSHEDYYQRFIVSSAIRWLRYLFLGISLLLPSFYVAIMTFHQEMVPTNLLLSMAASREPIPFPSIVEVLIMEVSFEALREAGVRLPKQIGAAVSIVGALVIGQAAVQAGLVSSPMVIVVAITGIASFMLPRYIAGIAIRLLRFPMILLAGSLGLVGIMLGIILIVIHLCSLRSFGVPYLSPLAPLKTEELKDVLWRAPFWMMDTRPHLTGKTNLNRQSDGQSPKNDK